CTCCAAAACCGATACAACAACCCCCGCGCCGGAAAAAACATCACTGAAAGATTTGCTACACACCGCCGACTTTTCAAAAATTGCGGAGCAAAAATGGTGGATTGGTCTGGCCATTATTTTCCTTGGCGGTTTTTTAACCTCTCTTACACCGTGCGTTCTCCCCCTCATTCCGATCACACTTCTTATCATTGGAGTGCGCGCCGAACATCCCCTGCGACGCAATCTACTTTTGTCTTGCAGTCTTGTTTTGGGGTTGGCACTCACCTATTCTTTTTTGGGTGTGTTGGCCGTTGCGTTGGGAAAAAGTCTCGGATTTGTGTTTCAACAAAAATGGTTTGTGATTGTGCTCGCCTTCTTTTTCTTTTCGCTGAGTCTTTCCATGTTTGGTCTCTATGAAATTCATCTACCACGTCAATTGCGCCACCGCTTGCATCACATCAAAGGACACGGTGTCCTCGGAGCTTTTGCTTCCGGTATGGCCGCGGGCCTTCTGGCGGCGCCTTGCGCGGGACCTGTGATCGGTTCTCTTTTGATTTATGTCGCCACCACGCAAAACTATCTGAAAGGATTTGCGCTTCTTTTTCTTTACGCGTTGGGGATGGGACTTCTTTTTGTCGTATTGGGAACGGGTTTCGGTACTTTAAAAGATCGCTTCAAAGGTTTTACCGCCAGCCTCTGGGTCAAAAGAATGTTGGGTGTCTTGCTTCTTTCGGTCTCTCTTTTTTATGTCAACTCCGTCATTCCTTTCGAAAAAGGCATTTCCTATTTTTGGGAAACGCCACAATCGGTAGCGTGGATTTATTCCGAACAGGAAGGTTTGGCGCTGGCCCGCGAAGAAAATAAGATCATTCTTCTCGATTTTTATGCCGAATGGTGCGCGCCCTGCAAAGAACTGGATATCGGTTTTTTCAGGAGGCCGGAGGTCGTGGCTCTTTTGAAAAAAATGGTTCCGGTGCGCATTGACGCCACTTTCAGTGACAAACCATTCGTTGCCGCTCTCCTTGATAAATACAAGGTGGTCGGCTGGCCCACCCTTCTCTTCATTGATTCGTCCGGAAAAGTTTTGAAAGATTTAAGCGTCGTCTCGTATAACCCCGAACTTCTTTTGGAAAATATCAAAAAAGCGCTGGGAGAATAAAAAGACAGATTCCTCGCTTCGCTCAGAATGACAAATTGTGGTTTTTAGAGGTGTCCTTTATGAAATGATAAAGAAGTGTTCCGCCGACGACCATGGGGGGTTGGAGGAGGAGGGGGGCGAAGGGAATTAGGAAGGGAAGGCCAAAGCCCATGAGATAATACTTTGCGTGTCGGGCTTCATCTAGGCGTTTTTTAAAGGAAAAGAGTTGGTGTCCCATTGGAAAATCAAACGAGACAAATCCTA
This genomic stretch from Deltaproteobacteria bacterium harbors:
- a CDS encoding sulfite exporter TauE/SafE family protein, translated to MNCLIALFLAITVAHSPFHILNPESPISIAPGETKTVSLTVEIPPKYFIYKDKTDLQFLNLEEVMVKKIEFPPSKIHEDPYFKKKVDAYEEEAKFQITFFMPEESTVGKRNVEAVLKLQGCSESLCYPEESHLVVFNLDVAATSLPDQNSKTDTTTPAPEKTSLKDLLHTADFSKIAEQKWWIGLAIIFLGGFLTSLTPCVLPLIPITLLIIGVRAEHPLRRNLLLSCSLVLGLALTYSFLGVLAVALGKSLGFVFQQKWFVIVLAFFFFSLSLSMFGLYEIHLPRQLRHRLHHIKGHGVLGAFASGMAAGLLAAPCAGPVIGSLLIYVATTQNYLKGFALLFLYALGMGLLFVVLGTGFGTLKDRFKGFTASLWVKRMLGVLLLSVSLFYVNSVIPFEKGISYFWETPQSVAWIYSEQEGLALAREENKIILLDFYAEWCAPCKELDIGFFRRPEVVALLKKMVPVRIDATFSDKPFVAALLDKYKVVGWPTLLFIDSSGKVLKDLSVVSYNPELLLENIKKALGE